One stretch of Diorhabda carinulata isolate Delta chromosome 5, icDioCari1.1, whole genome shotgun sequence DNA includes these proteins:
- the LOC130894531 gene encoding tetratricopeptide repeat protein 21B-like: protein KLDFLEYYEDLLETKPNLESYILLGEAYMEVLEPDRALEIYEKALIRYPNQWIILSILGETLIRTHYFERAILFYQQHIKVKTNFKLKLVELYLSLKHYQKAELLLLELQEEEDYLNDFEYRLKILMFLAQTQEATENISHAIKNLEKATGICEKLINEDETLINTIIKLGELTFSSNEKEQTVNLYKKWLNHYPANIKILLALAKVYLLTNNFIQCEETSLQVLQIDPYNESAAIILIDISIREINFDTAISQCKQFLVKQPCNLEVLIRLVNLFKITGNLENSFEYLKKPTGNRRFILYVEGLYLWYTGDLKSAVKNFNTVKEDTVFGLNALYNLIDIYLSIENFLTDDNLLEKNVVDIYLTQLRIKLGYNYEKSSKYNIYKNKLLIFTREKNNIEQALKDLKSNDVCTILTISMGLIQLNQQKLALNQLKLICEIDWTPENSNYLENSWLLLADIYIKSNKFENGLKFLQKILRYNKSSCKTHEYLGLVFEKLQNIENAVIHYTLAWKLGRKINVPVGIRLAINLMKYKKYPTAVIVAKEILEINPDDNMVKEEILEKCLSSLRC from the coding sequence aaactagattttttagaatattatgaAGATTTATTAGAAACGAAACCTAACCTCGAATCATATATATTGTTAGGAGAAGCTTATATGGAAGTTTTAGAACCCGATAGAGCtttagaaatatatgaaaaagctTTGATACGATATCCAAATCAATGGATAATATTATCTATACTAGGAGAAACTCTAATTAGAACCCATTACTTCGAAAGAGCTATTTTATTTTACCAACAAcatataaaagtaaaaacaaattttaaactcaaATTAGTTGAGCTGTATTTGAGTTTAAAACATTATCAAAAAGCCGAATTATTACTGCTTGAattacaagaagaagaagattattTAAACGATTTTGAatatagattaaaaattttaatgtttttagcACAAACGCAGGAAGctactgaaaatatttctcacgctataaaaaaccttgaaaaaGCTACTggaatatgtgaaaaattaattaacgaaGATGAAACTTTAATAAACACAATAATTAAATTAGGAGAATTGACGTTTAGTTCAAATGAAAAAGAACAAActgtaaatttatataaaaaatggttGAATCATTATCCTgctaatatcaaaatattactagCACTAgcaaaagtttatttattaacaaataatttcatacaatGTGAAGAAACGTCTCTACAAGTTTTACAAATAGATCCCTACAATGAATCAGCAGCTATCATTTTAATTGACATATCAATAAGAGAAATTAACTTTGATACAGCTATTTCCCAATGTAAACAATTTCTTGTGAAACAACCTTGTAATTTGGAAGTTTTAATACGACTCGTtaacttatttaaaataacaggaaatttagaaaattcttttgaatatttgaaaaaacccACTGGAAATCGAAGATTTATACTTTACGTTGAAGGTTTATATCTTTGGTATACCGGAGATTTAAAATCCgcagttaaaaattttaatacagtTAAAGAAGATACTGTTTTTGGATTAAACGCGttatataatttgatagatatttatctaagtattgaaaattttttaaccgacgataatttattagaaaagaatgttgtagatatttatttaacacAATTGAGGATCAAATTAGGTTATAATTACGAAAAATCCTCAAAatacaatatatacaaaaacaaactacTTATATTCactagagaaaaaaataatatcgaaCAAGCTTTAAAAGATCTTAAATCAAACGATGTTTGTACTATATTAACAATTTCGATGGGGTTAATTCAACtgaatcaacaaaaattagCTTTGAAtcaactaaaattaatttgtgaaattgattGGACACCGGAAAACtctaattatttagaaaattcttGGTTACTTCTCGCCGATATTTATATCAAATCGAATAAATTCGAAAAcggtttgaaatttttacaaaaaatcttaCGTTATAATAAATCCTCATGCAAAACTCATGAATATTTAGgtttagtttttgaaaagttaCAAAATATCGAAAACGCGGTTATTCATTATACATTAGCGTGGAAATTAGGGCGGAAAATTAACGTTCCCGTAGGAATTAGATTAGCTATTAACttgatgaaatataaaaaatacccCACAGCTGTTATTGTAGCCAAGGAAATACTAGAAATAAATCCAGATGATAATATGGTTAAAGAAGAAATACTAGAAAAATGTTTATCCAGTTTGCGTTGCTAG